The Pseudofrankia sp. DC12 region ATCCGCCGCGTGACGACCCGCCGGGACAGCGCCAGGCGCGCGGTGGTCGTCGCGGACGTGGGGGCGTGCCGGCCGTGTGCGCGCGCTGATGCCCCGGTGCCGGCGGGAACAGCTCGCGGGACGGACCGGGGGGCGACGCGGTGACGGGCCATGGTTTGCACATCCCCAAGTGTGCTCGGCTCATTCCAGCAATTTCTGCGAGAAGCGAGTCAGGCTCCGGACAGGTCACGGTGGGTATTTGCCGCATGTCGGCATACGTAGCGTCGTGCACGGCGATTGCGCCGAGCAATAGTCCAGCGGTGTCCCACCGTGGCGTTCGAACGACTGGTGCGACGGGTCCGGAGTTCCTGGCCCGGATGTGCCATTGCGCCGGTCGTGGCCGGGCGATCGCCCAGGCACCGCATGGACGGGGATGGCAGCACCACCGAGATCGCGCTGGTTAGCCGGCTTCTCCCGGTTGATGCGCCTGGTGCAATGCTGGGGGGGAGCCGAACGGGGGAGGGCATGGAACCGACGCAGGAGCGGGCCGCCGAGCCAGTCGTGGCCGTGGTGGGCGCGCACCGGACGTTCAACGCCGAGAGCGGCGTCGTGGGTGACCACGACGATGGTCTGGCCGCGGGCGTGCAGCCGGGTGAACAGGTCGAGCACCTCGGCCGCGCCCGGCCGAGTCGAGCGCCCCGGTCGGTTCGTCGGTGAGCAGCAGTGTCGGGCCGCCGGCGAGCGCCCTGGCGATCGCGAGCCGCTGACGCTGGCCGCAGGACAGCGTCGACGGCAGCGCCTCGGCCCGCCCCAGCAGGCCCAGCACGTCGAGCAGCTCGCGTGCGCGGCCGACCGCGTCGCGCCGGCCAAGTCCCGCGAGCCGGGCCGCCAGCACCACGTTGTCCGCCGCCGTCATGCTCTCCAACAGGTGGAACAACTAGGCTTGCCGCTGCCCGAAGGCCCGGTGACCGCGACGAACTCGCCCGGCCAGACCGTCAGCGACGCACCACGTAACGCTCGTATGGGCGCGGCCTCGTCGTCGCCGCCGGCGCGCAGCGCATCGTCACCATGCGCGACGGTCAGCTAGAGCAGCCGGCTACGGAAGAGGAACCCGCGTGAGCCTGCCGGACGGCGCGCCGCGCGTGCGGGAGGTAGGGCCGCGTCCGCGTGGCCTGCTCGTCGCCGCCGGCGCGTTGGCCGCCGCCGGGGTGGCGGCCGTCTGCGTGCTGCCCAGGGTGCTCGGCGCGGCCTACCCGCCCTGGTCGGTGCCGGTCGTGACGACCGCCGTGCTGCTGCTCGCGGGGGTCGTGGCGGGCCAGGTCGGCGTGCTGCGCCGGCAGGCCGAGCAGGCGCTCCTGCTCGCCGCCGACGTCGCCGCGTTCGCGCTGGTCGGGGTCGGTGCGCTGATGGCCGCGGTTCAGCGAGGCCGAGGACCGGCTGCTCGCTGAGCTCGGCACCCGGCTCGGCACCGTCCTGCACAACCGCCAGCTCGACGCGAACCTGCGGGAGGCGCTGGTCGACCTGCGCCGGGTCAACGACGTGCCGGACCTGCAGATCACGATGACCTCCAACCCGGACCTGGCCTTCCGGGCGGCGGCGGTCGTCCCGGGGGTGCGCGGTGTCTGGGTGACGAGGGCGCTGGTGGCGCGGGTGGAGAACCGGCCGGACGTCCGGTATGTCGGGGCCCTTGAGGGCCATCCGGTCGGCTCGGATCCGGGTGCCTACACGCCGGTGCTGGTCGCCGGCCGGTTCTATGACCCGGCCGGGCGGGAGAGGCCGTCCTCGACGAACGCGCCGCGAGCCGCTACGGCGTCCACGGCGGTGCTGCGCGTCCTCGGCGCGACCCCGCCGCGGATCGGGGCCATCGCGGTGACTGCCGCCGTCGCCGCGCTGGTCGCGGTGCTGATCGGCGTCCCGGTGGGCCTCGGCGTCGGCCGGCTGATCTGGTGGGAGATCGCGGCCGCGGTCGGGGTCGGTACCGGCGTGGCCCTGCCGACGAGGCTGCTGCTCGGTCTGCCCGTGGCGGCGGTCGCCCTGCCCTTGTTCGTCGCGGGCGTCCCCACGGCGCGCCGGCGCTGGCGGCTCCCCAACCCGCGCAACCGGGTCGGCTGACGCGCCGCGGCTACCCCATGGTCTTCGCGCCGTCGAGGCACTCGCGGATGACGTCGGCGTGGCCGGAGTGGTGCGCGGTCTCGGCGATCACGTGCAGGATCACCCTGCGGACCGACCAGCGCGCGCCGGGCGGGAACCACGGCGCCACCGGAAGCGGCTGGTCGACGTCGAGATCGGGCCGACTCGCCAGGAAGTCGTCGGTGCGCCGGGCCACCTGCTCGTAACGCGCCAAGGCGCCGGCGAGCGTCTCACCGGCACCGAGCCGGAAGTCGGCGTCCCGCTCGTCCGGGTCCTGTGACAGAGCGTCGGGCCCGCGCGCCACGAACTCCAGCCACTGCTCCTCGACCCTGGCGACATGCTTGATCAGACCACCCAGGCACAACGCACTCACCGTCGTGCGCCCGGCGGCCTGCTCGTCGGTCAGGTCACGCGTAGTGAACCGCAGGAAAAACCGAGCCTGACTGAGCGTAGCCAACAGATCACCACACTCACCCGCCACCGCCGGCCCCTCCGCCGCCCCGACCGCCGCCGCCGCATTGCCCGGCACATCCGGCTCGGTCCCGGCCACGACACCGGCATCGCTCATCGTCGTCATCTCCAAAGCCCTCCGTCTCCCAGAAACCAACGCCACCGACGCTAGAACCGATTCCGGCCAGATCCTGACCTCAATAGCAACCATCGCGCCGCAAACCGGCGAGACGCCGACGCGACGCGAGGCGCGACGGCGATGCGAAGCGACGGCGATGCGAAGCGAGGCGCGACGGCGGCGCGAAGCGAGGCGCGACGGCAATGTGAAGCGAGGCACGACGGCGATGTGAAGCGAGGCGCGACGGCGATGCGAAGCGACGGCGATGCGAAGCGAGCCGAGGTGCCCCGAAGCGCGACGCGACAGACAAGCCGAGGCGAAGCGAGCCGCAGCCAAGATCCTGACCCTGGATAGGCGCCCGCCTCCGCACTCCAACCCCACCCCCGAACCAGGTTGGGGAGGGCGCTAAGCGCCCGACCCGGCGGGGCCGCCGAAGGCGCGCAAGCGCCGGTCCCGGCGGCCCCGCCCTGGCCGGCGAGGCGGAATCGGGTGAGGCCGGCGTCGAGGCGGCCGAGACGCTGCGCCCCGATCTCGTGCTGATGGACGTGAACCTGCGCGGCATCGACGGCGTTGTCGCCGGCAGCCAGATCCGCGCCGCGGCACCGAGCACCGCCGTCGTTCTCTGTTCGACCTACGGCCAGACGGACCTGCCCGCGACCGTCGCCGAGAGCGGCATGGACTACCTGCACAAGGCAGACCTCGCGCCCGACGTCCTGCGCGACCTGTGGCGCCGGCGCGGCCCCGAGGCTCCGGTCTGACGGGTCGCGCCCCCGCGTCGGTTTAGGGAGCCGTTCAGGAAAACCACAGCCGGCTACGTGAACCTTGATGACATGACTACGCACGAGCCGGCGTCACAGGCCGTCGACGGGAGCGTGCCGGACCAGCGCACCGACCCGGACGAGGCGGCGCCGGCCGCCGTCGGTGATCTGGCGGCCACAGCGGAAACGCCCAGCACCGGGGCATCGGCCGCCACCGGCCTCGACGCGGTCGGGGGCCAGGCGCCCCAGGCGGACATGTCCGCCTGGGCGGCACCGACGGGCGCGGCCGGCGGCCGGGACGGCGTGGGTGGGAGCTGGGCCGCGGTGGGCGGTCTGGCGACCGGCGCGGCCGCGGATCAGCGCGCGGGTGTCGTCGTGCTCGCGCCCGACGGGCCGCTGGAGCCGGCGGGCGGCCAGCGCCAGGACGACGCCGGCTACTGGCCCGACCAGGCCGGTACGGACGACACGGCGGACGGGGCCGATGGCGGCGGCCCAGGACAGCGCGGGTTCCTGGCTCGACTGGTCTGGGGCCACCAGGACGATCCACGCTGGGCCCGGCCCGGCCTGTGGCTGCTGCTCGCGGCCACGGCGCTGCTCTACCTGTGGGGGCTGGGTCGCTCCGGCTGGGCGAACGACTTCTACTCGGCGGCGGCGCAGGCCGGGTCCGCGAGCTGGAAGGCGATGTTCTACGGCTCCTCGGACGCCGGCAACGCGATCACCGTCGACAAGCCCCCGGTGGCGATGTGGGTGATGAGCCTCTCGGTCCGGATCTTCGGGCTGAGCTCGTGGTCGATCCTGGTGCCGGAGGCGCTGTGCGGGGTCGCCTCGGTAGGGCTGCTTTACGCGACGGTGCGCCGGGCGTTCAACCCGGCGGCGGGGCTGATCGCCGGAGCGGTGCTCGCGACGACACCGGTCGCGGTCCTGATGTTCCGCTTCAACAACCCGGACGCACTGCTGGTGCTGCTGCTCGTCGGCGCCGCGTACGCGACGCTGCGCGCCGTGGAACGGGCCAGCGCCCGGTGGCTGGTGCTGGCCGGGGTACTGGTCGGCTTCGGCTTCCTGACCAAGATGCTGCAGGCCTTCCTGATCGTGCCGGTGCTCGCGCTGGCGTACCTGGTCGCGGCGCCGACCACCTGGTGGCGGCGAGTTCGTCACGTCCTGGCGTCCGGGCTCGCGCTGGTGGTGTCCGGCGGCTGGTTCATCGCCGTCGTCGCGCTGGTGCCGGCGTCCGACCGCCCGTACATCGGCGGCTCGCAGCACAACAGCCTGTGGGAGCTGACCTTCGGCTACAACGGCCTCGGCCGGCTGACCGGCAACGAGACCGGCAGCGTCGGCGGCGGCGGGGCCCGCGCGGGCGCGGCGGCCGGCGGGCGGACCTTCGGCCCGCCGTCGCAGGGCGGCGGCTGGGGCCAGACCGGCTGGGCCCGGATGTTCAACTCCGAGATCGGCGGCCAGGTCGCCTGGCTGCTGCCGGCGGCGCTCGCGCTGCTGATCGCGGGCCTGGTGGTGACGGCCCGCCGTGGCCGAACCGACCGCGTCAGGGCCGCGTTCCTGGTCTGGGGCGGCTGGCTCGTGGTGACCGGCGCCGTCTTCAGCCAGATGCAGGGGATCTTCCACCCTTACTACACCATCGCGCTGGCCCCGGCGATCGGCGCGCTGGTCGGGATGGGCGCCGTGACGCTGTGGGAGCACCGGTCGCACCCGGCGGCTTCGTTGACGCTGGCGGCAGTGACGGCGGGGACGACGTGGTGGTGCGCCCGGCTGCTCGGCCGCACGTCCGGCTGGCATGCCTGGCTGCGCCCGACGGTGCTCGTCGTCGGGTTCGCCGCGGCGGTGCTGCTCATCGGGCTGCCCAGGCTGACGGCCCGGGCCGGGCTCGGCGTGGCCGGCATCGCGCTCGTCGCGGGCCTGCTCGGCCCGGCCAGCTACGCACTCGCGACGGCGGGCACCGCGCACTCGGGGGCCATCCCGAGCGCCGGACCGTCGGTCGCAGCCAGCCGTCCCGGCGGACCGGGTGGCTTCGGCCAGGGCCTGGGACGCGGCTTCGGACAGGGCCGCGGGTTCACCCCGGGGGGCGGCACGAACGGCTTCCCCGGCTTCGGCTCCGCGGGCGGTGCGCCGACGCTTCCCGGCGGTGGTACGGCCGGCCAGGGTGGTACGGGCCAGGGCGGCGCCGGTGGCTTCGGCGGCTTCGCGGGCGGCATGGGCGGCCTGCTCGGTGGGACGACGCCGGGCGCGAACCTGACCGCGACGCTCAAGCAGAACGCCTCCGCCTACCGCTGGGCGGCCGCGACGGTCGGTTCCGAGAACGCCGCGGGTTACCAGCTGGCCTCCCGCGAGCCGGTGATGGCGATCGGCGGCTTCAACGGCACCGACCCGTCCCCGACGCTGGCCCAGTTCCAGCAGTACGTCGCCGCCGGCAAGATTCATTACTTCATCGGCGGCGGGCTGTCCGGATCCGGCAATGGCGGGAGCCAGTCGGCGGCGGCGATCGCCGCCTGGGTACAGCAGAACTTCACGGCGGCCACTGTCGACGGCGTCACTATTTACGACCTCACCGCCGCAGCCACCGCCACGACCTCCTCGACCGCGGCCACCCCTCGGGCCACCTGATCTCGCTCACGCGGCCCGGCGGTGTCCGTCCTCATTGAGGCCACCGCCGGCCCGCGATCGGGAAGATGGTGCCCGACCGCGGGCGTCACCATGGGAGCGTCATTCGGAGCCTCCGGGGCCTGGGGATGACGCGTTGGATTCGGGTTCGTTTTCTGGTGTCAGGCCCATCGGTCGACCGGTGATGGTATGAACGCGGTGCGTCCGGCTCGGCCGGGGGCCGCGGGTCTGCGACAATCACCGCCGCGACGCACGGGGGCGTTGTCGCGGTCGTGACCGCGTAGGACGTAGGAAGCGGTAGTCGACGTGATCGTCGATCGGGCTCTGGTGGCGGCCGCGCTTCCGGGCTATGAGCTGGGTGCCCAGGTCGGCCAGGGCGCGTTTGGCATGGTCCTGGCCGCGAAGAACCGGCTGCGACGGGACGTCGCCGTCAAGGTGATGCCAGGTATCTCGGTGCGCGGAGAACGCGCCGAGAACGAGGCGCTCATGCTGGCCGAGCAGGACCATCCGCACGTCGTCAAGGTGTATGACTTCGTGCCAGCCGGCGAGATGGCGCTCATCGTGATGGAGCTTCTGTCCGGCGGCAGCCTGCGGTCCCGGATCGACGCCGGGCAGTCCGCGCCGGAGTGGGGCTGCGCGGCCGCCCTGGCGGTGGCCAGCGCGCTGGAGTTCGCCCACGGCGGCGGCCTGCTGCACCGGGACGTGAAGCCGGAGAACGTGCTGTTCGTGTTCGCCGCGGACGGCCGGCTCAAGCTCACCGACTTCGGAATCGCGAAGGCGTTCCAGGACACCGCCGCCTTCACCAGCACGGTCAGCGGCACGCCGCGCTACGCGGCACGCGGGCCTGCGCCGGCGCCGGGTCGAGGGCGCCTGGCGGGAGGTACGCGACCGGCTCAGCGAACGCGGCGTGCCGCGGGCGCGGGCCTGGACCAGACGAGAGGTCGTCTGGGCGGTCGCCGAGCGGCCGGCCCTGACCGCGACGGTCCGGCCGCTGGAGCGGTTCGTGGTACTTGCCGACCTGGCGCTGTACTCGCCGTCGGGCGGCGGTGACGACGACGCGCGCGCCGCCTGGCAGTGCGTCGACGAGCTGCGGGCCGCGTTGCGCGACGCCGCGCCGCTCGGCCGTCGACTGGGGGTCCTGCTCGACCCGCGCCCACTGTTCCCGGTCGGACGGGGACCGGCCGGGCCGGATCCGGCTGTCCCGCTGGCCGCGCGCGGGATGCGGAGCCCGATGGCGTTCGCCGCGCCGCGGCCGCGCTCCGAGCAGCAGGCGCGGGCCGAGCCGGCCGCGGCGGAGCTGCCGGTCCCGGTCGGTGCGCCGAGCGGGCTGCGCCGCCCCGCCGCCGTGGCCGAGCCGCCGGTCCCCGCGTCTGGTCCGGCTGGCGGCGCGGCCGGCGGTCCCGCCGGCCGGGCAGACGAGCAGACGGTCGTGCGACGCCAGCCGGGGCCTGACCCGGCCGCATGGCGGCAGCCCTGACCGGGCCCGCGTCGTGGCCCTGACGGGACGACGCGATGACGCCAGCGTCCCGGGCTGCTGACCTGGTCGGCCCCGGCGCGGGTCGGGAGCGTCACGCCCGCGCCGGCCGCCGCCGTTCGCGGGGCATGATGGCGGACATGGGTCGGAAGGGAAATCGGCTGCTGCTGGTGTTCGGCGCGGTCGTGCTCGCAGGGGTGATGGCGCTCGGGCTCGGGCTCACCGGCAGCTCGAACACCGGCGCGCACGCGACCGACCCCAGCGACGACGGCAACTTCAACACGTATGCCCTGGTCAACGACTCGAAGGCGCGGGTCATCGTCTACCTGTGCCTGGACACCCCATGCACCCAGATCAACACCCGCAGCGCCTGGATCCCAATGGCACCCGGCGAGTCGATCACCCGGAACGAGTACTGGAACCCCGGCGTCGGCTACGGCTTCAAGATCGCAACATCGCCCCGCGGCCGTCGCTGCCTGACCATCAACGCCGACACCAAGGCCCCGAAAACCGTCACGATCCCCTTGAGCACCGCAAAGTCCTGCCCAACCGCCGCGCCATAGACGGGACGGTACCGGCATCCGGAGCCGGGGCTCAGGAGAGGCCATGCCGGGCCGGCGGGAGCCTACTCATGCCCGATGGTCGGGAGAAGGCCAGAACCTGCCACCACCAGGTATGACAGCCCCAGCGCCCAGCCGTGCCAGCTAGTACGGCGCCTTCGTCAGGCGGTGTGGCGGAGGCCCGGCCGTAGCTGCTCGGCGTCCGTTTCGCCGTCCGGGGCGCGGCCGGCCCAGCTTCCGAAGCTCGCTTCGAGATCGTTCAGAACCTGGCCGGGCCTGGCGGTGCTGTAGGCGCGGCGGATAGCCAGGAGTATCAGTTCCGCGATGTCGGCCCACTGCGCTGAGACTCCGCACGAAGCCGACCGTACTGGTCGTCCTCAAGCACGATCTGAATCCGATGGCTTTGAACGCAACGCTCCATCACTCTGTGGAGGCATCCCCGGCGCGCTCAGGGCCTGATGATGGCGAGGAGGTCGCCTACCTCGACGGAGTCGCCGGATTCGTGGGCGAGTTCGGCGATCGTGCCGGCGACCGGGCTGGTGACGGCCGCTTCCATCTTCATGGCCTCGACGACAGCGAGCTTGGTGCCCTTGTCGACGGAGTCACCGACCTTGACGGAGAAGGTGACGATGCCTGGCAGTGAGGCGCCGATCTGGGTGGGGTCGCCCGGGTCGGCTCGCCGAGCGACCGGCGAGACCGAGGTGATCGATTCGTCCCGGACCCGGATCGGCCGGGGCTGCCCGTTCACCCGCAGGTACAGGGTTCGGACTCCGGAGCGGTCGGCGTCGCCGATCGTCTCCAGCTCGACGATGATCTCGACGCCCGGCTCCAGGAAGACGCTGACCGGCTCGCCGGGCCGCAGGCCGTAGAGGAACGCCTCGGTCGGGATGACCGAGCTGTCGCCGTACAGCTCGACGGCCTTCTCGTAGTCCCGCCACGGGCCGGGGAAGAGCAGTCGGGACAGGGCGGCCCGGCGTCCGTTGCCGGCCAGCGCCGCCCGGTCGTCGGGCTCCAGCTCGGCCTTCGGCGGCGCCGGGCGGCGCCCGGCCAGCGCACGCTCGCGGAACGGCTCGGCGAAGCCGGCCGGTGGGGTACCGAGCTCACCAGCCAGGTAGCCGAGCACGCTCGCCGGCAGGTCGAACTTCTCCGGCTCGGCCCGCAGCACCTCGGGGTCGATGTTGCCCGAGGCGATGAAGAGGGCCAGGTCGCCGACGACCTTGCTGGTCGGGGTGACCTTGATCGGCTTGCCGAGCAGCTCGTTGGCGATCGCGTAGCACTCGGTGACGTCCGCCCAGCGGTCGCCCAGGCCGAGTGAGATCGCCTGCTGGCGCAGGTTGGTCAGCTGGCCGCCGGGGATCTCGTGCCGGTAGACGGCGCCCGTCGGCGCCCGCAGCCCGGCCTCGAACGGGGCGTAGAGGTCGCGGACCGCCTCCCAGTACGCCTCCAGCGACGACAGTGCGGCCAGCGAGATGCCCGTGGCACGGTCGGTGTGGTCGGTGGCCGCGACGAGGGCGGACATGTTCGGCTGGCTGGTCCCGCCCGACATTGCCGCCGCCGCCGTGTCGACCGCGTCGACGCCGGCGTTCACCGCGGCGAGCAGGGTCGCGAGCTGGCCGCCGGCGGTGTCGTGGGTGTGCAGGTGGACGGGGACGTCGAACCGCTCGCGCAGCGCCGTCACCAGCCTTGTCGCGGCCGCGGGGCGCAGCAGCCCAGCCATGTCCTTGATCGCGAGCAGGTGGGAGCCTGCCTCGACGAGCTGGTCAGCCAACCGCAGGTAGTAGTCCAGGGTGTAGATCTGTTCGGCGGGGTCGGTCAGGTCGCCGGTGTAGCAGAGGGTTCCCTCGGCGAGCGCGCCCGTCGTGTTCACGACGGCCTCGATCGCCGGGCGCATCTGCTCCATGTCGTTGAGCGCGTCGAAGATCCGGAACAGGTCGATGCCCGTCGCGGCCGCCTCGGAGACGAAGGCCCGCACGACCTCGTCCGGGTACGGCGTGTAGCCGACGGCGTTCTTGCCCCGCAGCAGCATCTGCAGGCAGATGTTCGGTGCCGCCTCGCGCAGCGCGGCGAGCCGCTCCCACGGGTCCTCGGACAGGAACCGCAGCGCCACGTCGTAGGTGGCGCCGCCCCAGCACTCCAGGCTGAGCAGGTTCGGCGTGAGCCGGGCGAACGACGGCGCCGCGGCGAGGATGTCGAAGCTGCGCAGCCGGGTCGCCAGCAGCGACTGGTGCGCGTCACGCAGCGTCGTGTCGGTGACGGCGAGCCGCTCCTGGGCACGCAGCCGCCGGGCCCACTCGGTCGGGCCGGCCTCG contains the following coding sequences:
- a CDS encoding DinB family protein — protein: MSDAGVVAGTEPDVPGNAAAAVGAAEGPAVAGECGDLLATLSQARFFLRFTTRDLTDEQAAGRTTVSALCLGGLIKHVARVEEQWLEFVARGPDALSQDPDERDADFRLGAGETLAGALARYEQVARRTDDFLASRPDLDVDQPLPVAPWFPPGARWSVRRVILHVIAETAHHSGHADVIRECLDGAKTMG
- a CDS encoding glycosyltransferase family 39 protein, whose protein sequence is MTTHEPASQAVDGSVPDQRTDPDEAAPAAVGDLAATAETPSTGASAATGLDAVGGQAPQADMSAWAAPTGAAGGRDGVGGSWAAVGGLATGAAADQRAGVVVLAPDGPLEPAGGQRQDDAGYWPDQAGTDDTADGADGGGPGQRGFLARLVWGHQDDPRWARPGLWLLLAATALLYLWGLGRSGWANDFYSAAAQAGSASWKAMFYGSSDAGNAITVDKPPVAMWVMSLSVRIFGLSSWSILVPEALCGVASVGLLYATVRRAFNPAAGLIAGAVLATTPVAVLMFRFNNPDALLVLLLVGAAYATLRAVERASARWLVLAGVLVGFGFLTKMLQAFLIVPVLALAYLVAAPTTWWRRVRHVLASGLALVVSGGWFIAVVALVPASDRPYIGGSQHNSLWELTFGYNGLGRLTGNETGSVGGGGARAGAAAGGRTFGPPSQGGGWGQTGWARMFNSEIGGQVAWLLPAALALLIAGLVVTARRGRTDRVRAAFLVWGGWLVVTGAVFSQMQGIFHPYYTIALAPAIGALVGMGAVTLWEHRSHPAASLTLAAVTAGTTWWCARLLGRTSGWHAWLRPTVLVVGFAAAVLLIGLPRLTARAGLGVAGIALVAGLLGPASYALATAGTAHSGAIPSAGPSVAASRPGGPGGFGQGLGRGFGQGRGFTPGGGTNGFPGFGSAGGAPTLPGGGTAGQGGTGQGGAGGFGGFAGGMGGLLGGTTPGANLTATLKQNASAYRWAAATVGSENAAGYQLASREPVMAIGGFNGTDPSPTLAQFQQYVAAGKIHYFIGGGLSGSGNGGSQSAAAIAAWVQQNFTAATVDGVTIYDLTAAATATTSSTAATPRAT
- a CDS encoding pyruvate carboxylase, with the translated sequence MHKVLVANRSEIAVRVFRAAHELGLRTVAVYTPEDVSSLHRTKGSEAYELGGPGHPVRGYLDIDELLRVAKHAEVDALHPGYGFLSESAALAEACGAAGITFVGPPPAVLRLTGDKVAARNAAIAAGLPVLRASAPLPNGDGAVAAAEEVGFPLFVKASAGGGGRGLRRVARAADLPDAVGSAVREAAAAFGDGTVFLEQAVDRPRHIEVQVLGDSAGAVVHLFERDCSVQRRHQKVVEIAPAPSLDPAVRDGLCDAAVRFAKHVGYVNAGTVEFLVGADGQYTFMEMNPRIQVEHTVTEEVTGVDLVGAQLRIAAGETLADLNLSQDAITLRGVAIQCRVTTEDPAQDFRPDTGTISYYQSPGGPGVRLDGATYAGAEVSPYFDSLLVKLTCRGVSLEKASRRARRALREFRIRGVRTNIEFLSRLLADESFLAGGVTTSFIDERPWLLAGDGGADKTSRMLARLAHATVNGYKRPAAAFTDPRKLLPPLATADAPATGSRQLLVEAGPTEWARRLRAQERLAVTDTTLRDAHQSLLATRLRSFDILAAAPSFARLTPNLLSLECWGGATYDVALRFLSEDPWERLAALREAAPNICLQMLLRGKNAVGYTPYPDEVVRAFVSEAAATGIDLFRIFDALNDMEQMRPAIEAVVNTTGALAEGTLCYTGDLTDPAEQIYTLDYYLRLADQLVEAGSHLLAIKDMAGLLRPAAATRLVTALRERFDVPVHLHTHDTAGGQLATLLAAVNAGVDAVDTAAAAMSGGTSQPNMSALVAATDHTDRATGISLAALSSLEAYWEAVRDLYAPFEAGLRAPTGAVYRHEIPGGQLTNLRQQAISLGLGDRWADVTECYAIANELLGKPIKVTPTSKVVGDLALFIASGNIDPEVLRAEPEKFDLPASVLGYLAGELGTPPAGFAEPFRERALAGRRPAPPKAELEPDDRAALAGNGRRAALSRLLFPGPWRDYEKAVELYGDSSVIPTEAFLYGLRPGEPVSVFLEPGVEIIVELETIGDADRSGVRTLYLRVNGQPRPIRVRDESITSVSPVARRADPGDPTQIGASLPGIVTFSVKVGDSVDKGTKLAVVEAMKMEAAVTSPVAGTIAELAHESGDSVEVGDLLAIIRP